The following are encoded in a window of Streptomyces sp. 11x1 genomic DNA:
- a CDS encoding transposase, which translates to MPGRVLSRASKGYRGEDNTDAKDAAVIADQARICRDLQPLRPMMKGARDQGPHRSSPRPRRRPARLINRLHTHLTSTFPSLSRALDLTNNGPLIL; encoded by the coding sequence ATCCCCGGCCGAGTCCTCAGTCGCGCTTCCAAGGGCTACCGAGGTGAAGACAACACCGACGCCAAGGACGCCGCAGTCATCGCCGACCAGGCCCGCATCTGCCGGGACTTGCAACCCTTGCGGCCGATGATGAAAGGGGCCCGAGATCAAGGTCCACACCGGTCGTCGCCGCGACCTCGCCGACGACCCGCCCGCTTGATCAACCGGCTCCACACTCACCTCACCAGCACCTTCCCCTCCCTGAGCCGGGCTCTGGACCTCACGAATAACGGCCCGCTGATCCTGTAA
- a CDS encoding glycoside hydrolase family 43 protein, translated as MSALRARLTVILLAVCLLFTGQALTTPQRAVAADPGYLMVHFTGDSATGQMLYLAHSTDGLHWNDLNGGAPILNSKIGTKGVRDPALVRSPDGSKYWIIATDLCVRCGSTYQDGSPNFVVWESTDLVTWSKPWLLGAAGLIPGGKNAWAPEAIWNPETSDYVLYWATNASVNGIFKYRIYSARTKDFRTITTPQIWIDPPGSTPVVDTQMTEVPAGTGPYRYLRVSGDGQNNVEGSNSILGTWTNLGNLSSIGLTGNVVEGPVWMKFRDRDEWALYIDHNNAQGVREYRPILTTDPSDVSTYRLQPTTSYDMGGTAKRHGAIMTLTAAEESRVLARWPNTPAQRVQSYNFQDRYVRQIDFDVRIDPNVSPVEDSQFRIRPGLAGTGTVSFESVNYPGYFLRHARYDFQLVLNDGSSQFAADATFRKVAGLADSTWSSFQSYNFPDRYIRHYAYQLRLDPITTATARSDATFRVTN; from the coding sequence ATGTCTGCGCTCCGCGCCAGGCTGACGGTGATATTGCTCGCCGTCTGCCTCCTCTTCACGGGCCAAGCCCTCACCACACCCCAGCGGGCGGTCGCCGCCGACCCCGGCTACCTGATGGTGCACTTCACCGGCGACTCCGCGACCGGTCAGATGCTGTACCTCGCGCACAGCACGGACGGCCTGCACTGGAACGACCTCAACGGCGGAGCGCCGATCCTCAACTCAAAGATCGGCACGAAGGGAGTGCGCGACCCCGCACTGGTGCGCTCTCCCGACGGCAGCAAGTACTGGATCATCGCGACCGACCTGTGCGTCCGCTGCGGCTCGACCTACCAGGACGGCAGCCCCAACTTCGTGGTGTGGGAGTCGACCGACCTGGTGACCTGGTCGAAGCCGTGGCTGCTCGGCGCCGCCGGACTGATCCCCGGCGGAAAGAACGCGTGGGCGCCGGAGGCGATCTGGAACCCCGAGACCAGCGACTACGTCCTGTACTGGGCGACGAACGCCTCGGTGAACGGCATCTTCAAGTACCGCATCTACTCCGCCCGCACCAAGGACTTCCGCACCATCACCACCCCGCAGATCTGGATCGACCCGCCCGGCAGCACCCCGGTCGTCGACACCCAGATGACCGAGGTGCCCGCGGGTACCGGCCCCTACCGCTACCTGAGGGTCTCCGGCGACGGCCAGAACAACGTCGAGGGCAGCAACTCGATCCTCGGGACGTGGACGAACCTCGGCAACCTCTCCAGCATCGGCCTCACCGGCAACGTGGTCGAGGGCCCGGTCTGGATGAAGTTCAGGGACCGCGACGAGTGGGCCCTCTACATCGACCACAACAACGCGCAGGGCGTACGCGAGTACCGGCCGATCCTGACGACCGACCCATCCGACGTCAGCACCTACCGGCTGCAGCCGACGACCAGCTACGACATGGGCGGCACCGCCAAGCGCCACGGCGCGATCATGACCCTCACGGCCGCCGAGGAGAGCCGCGTGCTCGCCCGCTGGCCCAACACCCCGGCTCAGCGGGTCCAGTCGTACAACTTCCAGGATCGGTACGTGCGCCAGATCGACTTCGACGTGCGCATCGACCCGAACGTCAGCCCCGTCGAGGACTCCCAGTTCCGGATCAGGCCCGGCCTGGCGGGCACCGGCACCGTCTCCTTCGAATCGGTGAACTACCCCGGCTACTTCCTGCGCCACGCCAGGTACGACTTCCAACTCGTCCTCAACGACGGCAGCAGCCAGTTCGCCGCGGACGCCACCTTCCGCAAGGTCGCCGGCCTCGCCGACTCCACCTGGTCGTCGTTCCAGTCGTACAACTTCCCCGACCGTTACATCCGCCACTACGCCTACCAACTGCGCCTCGACCCGATCACCACCGCGACAGCCCGCAGTGACGCCACCTTCCGTGTGACGAACTGA
- a CDS encoding glycoside hydrolase family 43 protein, with translation MSATPLPSRRLFLGMAAAVPLSTTGVLTLGSRSASAATTSPFVMAYFTQSPRNLGTDYGLHLAVSTDALQWMPLNQNNPVVTPTAGDGGLRDPFILPKQDGTFVVMATNLKGTDWTKKTPYIHVWDSADLRSFDNYRLLKLHDMATHTWAPEAFWDPSRGQYALTYSAVNSSGHNVIMVNYTTDFQTVTAPQVFFDPGYDIIDATLAKGVNGVNYLYYKGRNSLVGARSTSLAPGSFTQFTSGLAPQGGIEGPILAEASGTWYLWGDANALFYTWQTNDLSTGTWTATDRRVYTQPLNSKHADIKAIPQTVYDNMIAKWGKPAWNRLKSYNFPDRYWRQVDSLGRIDPYPFDPYTDSQWKLVPGLADPSGVSFQSLNQPTRYLRHAFYQLRLDANDGTTRFAQDATFHRTAGLADPSWSSFRSHSHPDRYIRHYAYQLRIDPISTATGRADATFSVWY, from the coding sequence ATGAGTGCAACACCCCTCCCGTCGCGCCGGCTCTTCCTCGGCATGGCCGCGGCCGTGCCGCTGTCCACCACCGGCGTGCTGACCCTCGGCAGCCGGTCCGCGAGCGCCGCGACGACCTCCCCGTTCGTCATGGCCTACTTCACCCAGTCACCGAGAAACCTCGGCACGGACTACGGCCTGCACCTCGCGGTCAGCACCGACGCGCTGCAGTGGATGCCGCTGAACCAGAACAACCCCGTCGTGACCCCGACCGCGGGCGACGGCGGTCTGCGCGACCCCTTCATCCTGCCCAAGCAGGACGGCACCTTCGTCGTCATGGCAACCAATCTGAAGGGCACCGACTGGACCAAGAAGACCCCGTACATCCACGTCTGGGACTCCGCCGACCTGCGCTCCTTCGACAACTACCGTCTGCTGAAACTGCACGACATGGCCACCCACACCTGGGCGCCCGAAGCCTTCTGGGACCCCTCCCGCGGCCAGTACGCCCTCACCTACTCGGCCGTCAACAGCAGCGGACACAACGTGATCATGGTGAACTACACCACGGACTTCCAGACGGTGACGGCACCACAGGTCTTCTTCGACCCGGGCTACGACATCATCGACGCCACCCTGGCCAAGGGCGTGAACGGCGTCAACTACCTGTACTACAAGGGCCGCAACAGCCTGGTGGGTGCGAGGTCCACCTCCCTCGCCCCCGGCAGCTTCACCCAGTTCACCTCGGGCCTGGCGCCGCAGGGAGGCATCGAGGGCCCGATCCTCGCCGAGGCCTCCGGCACCTGGTACCTGTGGGGCGACGCCAACGCGCTCTTCTACACCTGGCAGACCAACGACCTCTCCACCGGCACCTGGACCGCCACCGACCGGCGCGTCTACACCCAGCCGCTGAACTCCAAACACGCCGACATCAAGGCGATCCCCCAGACGGTGTACGACAACATGATCGCCAAGTGGGGAAAGCCTGCCTGGAACCGGCTGAAGTCCTACAACTTCCCGGACCGATACTGGCGGCAGGTCGATTCCCTCGGCCGCATCGACCCGTACCCGTTCGACCCCTACACCGACTCGCAATGGAAGCTGGTGCCGGGGCTGGCCGACCCCTCCGGCGTCTCCTTCCAGTCCCTCAACCAGCCGACCCGCTATCTGCGGCACGCCTTCTACCAGCTGCGGCTGGACGCCAACGACGGGACCACGAGGTTCGCCCAGGACGCCACCTTCCACAGGACCGCCGGGCTAGCCGACCCGTCCTGGTCGTCGTTCCGCTCCCACAGCCACCCGGACCGCTACATCCGCCACTATGCCTACCAACTGCGCATCGACCCGATCTCCACCGCCACCGGCAGAGCCGACGCCACGTTCTCCGTCTGGTACTGA
- a CDS encoding DoxX family protein: MNIAYWLVAGLLALFYFYAGTLKVIRSRDQLRPMMAWVDRTPLPALRALGAVEILGAAGLVLPPLTGTAPWLASAAAIGFLLLQTGAIAVHLTGEDRRITLNVALTATAAVTVWLATRP, translated from the coding sequence ATGAACATCGCCTACTGGCTCGTCGCGGGACTGCTCGCGCTCTTCTACTTCTACGCAGGCACGCTGAAGGTGATCCGCAGCCGCGATCAACTCCGACCGATGATGGCTTGGGTCGACCGTACTCCCCTGCCCGCCCTCAGGGCGCTGGGGGCGGTCGAAATACTCGGCGCGGCCGGTCTGGTCCTGCCACCGCTGACCGGTACCGCTCCTTGGCTGGCGTCAGCCGCAGCCATCGGCTTCCTACTTCTGCAGACCGGTGCGATCGCCGTTCACCTGACTGGAGAAGACCGCCGGATCACACTCAATGTCGCACTCACCGCCACCGCGGCCGTGACCGTCTGGTTGGCCACCAGGCCGTGA
- a CDS encoding cupin domain-containing protein translates to MTEKAKTSEPQADPAVSVVGPHDGETIVLGATRMRVLEDGSHTGHRLAIAESVLAPHTQGPPQHRHGQHDEGFYVLSGTVRFTVGDKDYDAAAGTLVMVPPGTPHTFANLTDQPAVMLSTFTPDLYVQYFRDLHEVLASGQPLTPQANIDTMSRYATQPATDLA, encoded by the coding sequence ATGACCGAAAAAGCGAAGACCAGCGAGCCGCAGGCCGACCCCGCCGTATCGGTGGTGGGTCCCCACGACGGCGAGACGATCGTTCTGGGCGCCACGCGCATGCGCGTTCTGGAGGACGGCAGCCACACCGGGCACCGCCTCGCGATCGCCGAGTCCGTCCTCGCCCCGCACACGCAGGGCCCGCCGCAGCACCGCCATGGTCAACACGACGAGGGCTTCTATGTCCTCTCCGGCACCGTGCGGTTCACCGTCGGGGACAAGGACTACGACGCCGCCGCGGGGACGCTCGTCATGGTTCCGCCCGGCACCCCGCACACCTTCGCCAACCTGACCGACCAACCCGCCGTCATGCTCAGTACATTCACACCCGACCTGTATGTGCAGTACTTCCGAGACCTTCATGAGGTGCTCGCATCCGGGCAGCCGCTGACGCCACAGGCCAACATCGACACAATGAGCCGCTACGCAACACAGCCCGCGACCGACCTCGCCTGA
- a CDS encoding LysR substrate-binding domain-containing protein, giving the protein MELRTLRYFVAVAEELHFGRAATRLHMSQPPLSRAIKQLEAEVGVLLFARSTTGVTLTPVGAVLLDEARALLDHADRVRVRVSAAAGVATITVGILGDGTDPGVARLAAAYRRNHPGVDIRIRDTDLTDPTCGLRAGLVDVALTRAPFDETALTVRALRTDPVGVVLRADDPLAHRDELRLAELRDRRWFQFPQGTDPIWQSYWNGGRPREGPVVRAVQECLQAVLWNGTVGLAPLGHDLPAEFTVVPLIDMAPSRVVAVCNEGDTNPLTRSFIEIATAAYRR; this is encoded by the coding sequence GTGGAGCTACGGACCTTGCGCTACTTCGTGGCGGTCGCCGAGGAACTCCACTTCGGCCGGGCCGCTACCCGACTGCATATGAGTCAGCCGCCGCTGAGCCGGGCGATCAAGCAGTTGGAAGCCGAGGTCGGGGTCCTGCTCTTCGCCCGCTCGACCACCGGCGTCACGCTCACTCCAGTGGGCGCGGTGCTGCTCGACGAGGCGCGAGCCCTACTCGACCACGCCGACCGCGTCCGGGTACGTGTGAGCGCAGCAGCCGGCGTCGCGACTATCACCGTCGGCATCTTGGGCGACGGCACCGACCCGGGAGTGGCCAGGCTGGCCGCGGCCTACCGCCGAAACCACCCCGGAGTCGACATCCGCATCCGCGACACCGATCTGACTGACCCGACGTGCGGACTGCGCGCTGGACTGGTCGACGTCGCCCTCACCCGGGCACCGTTCGACGAGACCGCCCTGACGGTGCGTGCGCTGCGGACCGATCCGGTCGGCGTGGTCCTGCGCGCCGACGATCCGCTGGCCCACCGCGATGAGCTGCGGCTGGCCGAGCTGCGCGACCGCCGGTGGTTCCAGTTCCCGCAGGGCACAGACCCCATCTGGCAGTCGTACTGGAACGGTGGCAGGCCGCGGGAGGGACCAGTGGTGCGCGCCGTCCAGGAATGCCTGCAGGCCGTGCTGTGGAACGGCACGGTCGGCCTGGCCCCGCTCGGACACGACCTGCCCGCGGAGTTCACCGTGGTGCCGCTGATCGACATGGCGCCGAGCCGAGTGGTGGCGGTGTGCAACGAAGGAGACACCAACCCGTTGACCCGATCATTCATCGAGATCGCGACAGCCGCGTACCGCCGCTGA
- a CDS encoding type II toxin-antitoxin system RelE/ParE family toxin translates to MAWKIVVVEPALSWPHGLRRTDRDTLIQVSQAVTALQEEGPALGRPLVDTIKGSVLSNLKELRPGSAGTTEVRLLFVFDPDRQAVTLVGGDKAGNWSGWYSVAVPQAEQAYAEHLKRIDGKDGAR, encoded by the coding sequence ATGGCTTGGAAGATTGTCGTGGTCGAGCCGGCTCTGTCCTGGCCTCACGGCCTGCGCCGCACTGACCGTGACACTCTGATTCAGGTCAGCCAGGCTGTCACTGCCCTTCAAGAAGAAGGTCCCGCGCTGGGTAGGCCTCTGGTGGACACGATCAAGGGCTCGGTGCTGTCGAACCTCAAGGAGCTTCGACCCGGCTCGGCAGGGACCACGGAAGTGCGGTTGCTGTTCGTGTTCGACCCGGACCGGCAGGCCGTGACTCTGGTCGGCGGCGACAAGGCGGGCAACTGGTCCGGCTGGTACAGCGTCGCGGTGCCGCAGGCGGAGCAGGCATACGCGGAGCATCTGAAGCGAATCGATGGAAAGGACGGGGCGCGATGA
- a CDS encoding MerR family transcriptional regulator, with amino-acid sequence MYPSVTPPREVRIGDAAAFAGTTPRAIRHYHQIGLLPEPGRGGDGRRRYGYDDMIRLLWIRKMSEAGISLDDMRAAFDEARDVEDVLGRLEETLAAQEADIKRQRAAVQRLRAVGSPLGLLSPLVTDRLSHLPSGALRPSDLDTLLVTERIFGPLGAAIQASVFITLATHPGLRAEADRLDAADAALDDTVDPHDPQVEELAARHCAHHKALEQAMTAAGLDEAEEKLFEIYDAGASGEDDTRMSAFEAVTKMPHGFSAARTRCIELTGRLLYGDLSAGS; translated from the coding sequence ATGTACCCCTCCGTCACACCTCCCCGTGAGGTCAGGATCGGCGATGCCGCCGCCTTCGCCGGAACCACCCCGCGTGCCATTCGTCACTACCACCAGATCGGTCTGCTGCCGGAGCCCGGGCGAGGCGGAGACGGACGCCGCCGCTACGGCTACGACGACATGATCCGCCTGCTGTGGATCCGCAAGATGTCCGAGGCCGGCATCAGCCTGGACGACATGCGGGCCGCCTTCGACGAAGCCCGGGACGTTGAGGACGTCCTGGGCCGACTGGAGGAGACCCTGGCCGCCCAGGAGGCCGACATCAAGCGTCAGCGCGCGGCAGTCCAGCGCCTGCGAGCCGTGGGCAGCCCCCTGGGCCTGCTCTCCCCGTTGGTCACGGACCGGCTCAGCCACCTGCCCTCTGGCGCACTGCGCCCCTCCGACCTGGACACCCTGCTGGTCACGGAACGGATCTTCGGGCCGCTGGGCGCCGCGATTCAGGCCAGTGTGTTCATCACCCTGGCGACCCATCCCGGCCTACGGGCCGAGGCAGACCGCCTCGACGCGGCCGACGCCGCCCTCGATGACACCGTCGACCCCCACGACCCGCAGGTCGAGGAACTCGCCGCCCGGCACTGCGCCCACCACAAGGCCCTGGAACAGGCCATGACAGCGGCCGGACTGGACGAGGCCGAGGAGAAACTCTTCGAGATCTACGACGCCGGGGCGAGCGGCGAGGACGACACCCGGATGAGTGCCTTCGAAGCGGTCACCAAGATGCCTCATGGCTTCTCCGCGGCCCGGACGCGGTGCATCGAACTCACGGGCCGGCTCCTTTACGGGGACCTCTCCGCAGGCAGCTGA